From Halodesulfovibrio aestuarii DSM 17919 = ATCC 29578, the proteins below share one genomic window:
- a CDS encoding putative quinol monooxygenase, with protein sequence MGFKEILVVTARLRAKQGKEGELRTALEQLVLDCGHHEGLLLYSVHQDASDPTTFLFYEHYLSERAFKEHLASDELVKAQKMFNDLTEGEAQLETWRMTARIGEICQ encoded by the coding sequence ATGGGATTTAAAGAAATTCTTGTTGTGACAGCTCGGCTACGGGCTAAGCAGGGAAAAGAAGGCGAGTTGCGGACAGCTCTTGAACAGCTGGTTTTGGATTGCGGGCATCATGAGGGGCTTTTGCTGTACAGTGTACATCAGGATGCATCTGATCCGACTACATTTCTTTTTTATGAGCATTACTTGTCTGAACGGGCATTTAAGGAACATCTTGCCAGCGATGAGTTGGTGAAGGCACAGAAGATGTTTAATGACCTTACGGAAGGCGAAGCTCAACTTGAGACTTGGCGAATGACTGCCAGAATAGGTGAAATATGCCAGTAA
- a CDS encoding FumA C-terminus/TtdB family hydratase beta subunit, translating to MPTYNMTAPLKDEDVAKLHVGDVVKLSGTIYTARDAAHKRLCDMLDNNEKLPFELKGAVIYYVGPSPAPEGRPIGSAGPTTSYRMDTYAPRLHSLGVKASVGKGKRSPEVRKALQEHTGVYFGATGGAGALLSQCITAAKVIAFDDLGPEAIRELTVENFPLLVVNDSHGGEQYAKPNFEF from the coding sequence ATGCCTACCTACAATATGACAGCACCATTGAAAGACGAAGATGTGGCAAAACTACACGTTGGCGACGTAGTTAAGCTTTCCGGAACTATCTACACGGCCCGTGACGCGGCCCATAAACGTCTATGCGACATGTTGGACAACAATGAAAAGCTCCCTTTTGAATTAAAAGGTGCTGTTATTTATTATGTTGGTCCAAGTCCGGCTCCAGAAGGTAGACCAATCGGCTCTGCTGGCCCCACCACCAGCTACCGTATGGATACATATGCTCCGCGTTTGCACAGCCTTGGGGTTAAAGCAAGCGTTGGTAAGGGAAAACGCAGCCCTGAAGTTCGTAAGGCACTTCAGGAACACACCGGTGTTTACTTTGGCGCAACCGGCGGCGCTGGGGCTCTCCTCTCCCAGTGTATTACAGCAGCTAAAGTAATTGCGTTTGATGATTTAGGCCCTGAGGCAATTCGAGAACTGACTGTTGAGAACTTCCCACTGCTTGTGGTGAACGACAGCCATGGCGGCGAACAGTACGCTAAACCGAACTTTGAATTTTAA
- the sstT gene encoding serine/threonine transporter SstT yields MMDIIKKIASGSLVLQIVMGICAGVLVAMFAPDAAKSVNVLGQLFVKALKAVAPILVFVIVASSIANQKKGANTNMRSIIALYLVGTFMAALVAVVMSFLSPTTLTLVATETGATPPSGIGEVLNTLLFKIVDNPINALGSGNFIGILAWAIALGFFFQHAGETTKTVLTDVSDGVSMIVKLVIRFAPLGIFGLVANTVATTGFKALAGYSHLIMVLLVSMVIIALIVNPAIVWFKTRQNPYPLVFACLKGSGITAFFTRSSAANIPVNMELCKRLDLHEDTYSVSIPLGATVNMGGAAITITVMTLAAVHTLGIQVDLATALLLSLIASISACGASGVAGGSLLLIPLACSLFGVPNDISMQVVAAGFIIGVIQDSAETALNSSTDVLFTAAADIAASPEKTVESSTTAAA; encoded by the coding sequence ATGATGGATATCATAAAAAAGATTGCATCAGGCAGTTTAGTACTGCAGATCGTGATGGGCATTTGTGCCGGTGTTCTCGTAGCAATGTTTGCTCCGGACGCTGCAAAATCTGTGAATGTCTTGGGTCAGTTATTTGTTAAAGCACTCAAGGCTGTTGCGCCAATACTCGTTTTTGTAATTGTCGCTTCGTCTATCGCGAATCAGAAGAAAGGCGCAAACACAAATATGCGTTCTATTATCGCCCTTTACCTTGTAGGCACATTTATGGCTGCATTAGTTGCGGTTGTAATGAGCTTCCTTTCTCCTACGACCCTTACTCTTGTTGCCACCGAGACCGGTGCAACTCCTCCAAGCGGCATTGGTGAAGTTCTCAATACTCTGCTCTTTAAAATTGTTGATAACCCAATCAATGCACTTGGTTCCGGTAACTTTATCGGCATTCTCGCATGGGCTATTGCTCTTGGTTTCTTCTTCCAGCATGCCGGAGAGACCACCAAAACTGTTCTCACCGACGTTTCTGATGGCGTTTCCATGATTGTAAAGCTCGTAATTCGCTTTGCACCTCTTGGTATTTTTGGTCTTGTTGCCAACACCGTTGCAACTACCGGCTTCAAGGCGCTTGCTGGCTACAGCCATCTCATTATGGTTCTGCTGGTTTCTATGGTCATTATTGCATTGATTGTGAACCCTGCAATCGTCTGGTTCAAAACTAGACAGAACCCTTACCCACTCGTATTTGCCTGCCTTAAGGGCAGTGGTATTACCGCATTCTTTACCCGTAGTTCTGCTGCAAACATTCCTGTTAACATGGAACTCTGTAAGCGTCTTGATCTTCATGAAGATACTTATTCCGTATCTATCCCACTCGGCGCTACAGTAAATATGGGCGGAGCTGCTATTACTATTACTGTAATGACACTGGCTGCTGTTCATACTTTGGGTATTCAAGTTGATTTGGCTACTGCTCTTTTGTTAAGCCTTATTGCTTCTATTTCCGCATGTGGTGCTTCCGGCGTAGCCGGCGGTTCCCTGCTTCTTATTCCACTTGCTTGTAGCCTCTTTGGTGTTCCAAACGATATTTCCATGCAGGTTGTTGCTGCTGGTTTTATCATCGGTGTAATTCAGGACTCCGCAGAAACTGCACTTAACAGCTCTACAGACGTTCTGTTTACCGCTGCTGCAGATATTGCTGCTTCCCCTGAAAAAACTGTTGAATCCAGCACTACTGCTGCAGCTTAG
- a CDS encoding flavin reductase family protein, giving the protein MEKINIGPQGFTLPMPLAILGTHYNSSPNYMALGWSTRVNFEPALLGIGVNKRHASHAAILENGEFSINFPSTEMVKVTDYVGLVSAKHTDKSDLFDRFYGTLQSAPLIKECPLSLECKLYDTVELPTNTFFIGEIIGTWCEERFMTEGLPDISKIKPFVLTMPDNSYWEVGRCVGHAWKDGKALT; this is encoded by the coding sequence GTGGAAAAAATTAATATAGGGCCACAAGGTTTTACTCTCCCAATGCCTTTGGCAATATTAGGAACTCATTATAACAGCAGCCCGAACTATATGGCACTTGGCTGGAGCACGCGAGTAAACTTCGAACCCGCATTGCTCGGCATAGGTGTTAATAAAAGGCACGCTTCACACGCCGCAATTTTAGAAAACGGTGAGTTCAGTATCAACTTCCCTTCCACAGAAATGGTGAAAGTTACAGATTACGTAGGTCTTGTTTCTGCAAAACACACTGACAAATCTGATCTGTTTGACCGCTTTTACGGTACACTGCAATCTGCCCCGCTTATCAAAGAATGCCCGCTGTCTCTCGAATGCAAATTGTACGATACCGTAGAGCTGCCGACCAACACATTCTTTATTGGTGAAATCATCGGAACCTGGTGCGAAGAACGATTTATGACGGAAGGCCTTCCTGATATATCTAAAATCAAACCTTTTGTTTTAACCATGCCGGACAACTCCTACTGGGAAGTTGGGCGCTGTGTCGGCCATGCATGGAAAGACGGAAAAGCACTTACATAA
- a CDS encoding SLC13 family permease — protein MKKFIILLSIFGAILIIGCSLAFAASAPAAAPMKAYITLGILLVAAVLFFSDIIPLPVTAMLVPVSLSMFDIIPATAAFANFGNKWVVIFMAMFIVGESTFITGFADKIGQATVKLSKGSEIRLLVLAMCSVGILSAFLSNTGTTVVAIPMIMGMCASANIRPSKILMPVAFAASLGGTMTLVGTPPNGLVNSVLEKMGPAGIEPFGFFEFAKIGAILFVVGILYYTVIGHKFLPDNTTECEITEIAKPSRPEKMWWSLIIFLFVVVAMATKIMPLVTAAMLGACLVIITGCITMEEAYRSVDWTTIFLFAGMLSMSTAMKSSGAAQLIADTVVHYVTSPYALLAVVCAVTALVTNFMSNTATAALMAPLAIPIAVNSGLSPLPLVMGIAMSASACFLTPVATPPNTIVLGPGKYTFTQYLKAGWPLQVISFVVIVAVVPLIWPFFPTGQ, from the coding sequence ATGAAAAAGTTTATTATTCTTCTCTCAATTTTCGGAGCTATCCTGATTATCGGATGTTCCCTTGCATTCGCTGCTTCTGCCCCTGCCGCAGCACCTATGAAAGCTTATATCACCCTCGGCATCCTGTTGGTTGCCGCTGTGCTCTTCTTCTCAGACATCATCCCGCTCCCCGTAACAGCAATGCTTGTTCCTGTTTCATTGAGCATGTTTGATATTATCCCCGCAACAGCTGCGTTTGCTAACTTTGGTAATAAATGGGTTGTTATCTTCATGGCAATGTTTATTGTCGGTGAATCTACCTTTATTACCGGTTTTGCAGATAAAATAGGTCAAGCAACAGTAAAACTCTCCAAAGGCAGCGAAATTCGTCTGCTCGTACTGGCAATGTGCTCTGTTGGTATACTCTCTGCGTTCCTTTCCAATACAGGTACAACAGTTGTAGCCATTCCTATGATCATGGGGATGTGTGCTTCTGCCAACATCCGCCCAAGTAAAATTCTTATGCCGGTTGCGTTCGCTGCGTCTCTCGGCGGTACCATGACTCTTGTTGGTACACCACCTAACGGTCTGGTTAACTCCGTACTCGAAAAAATGGGCCCTGCCGGAATCGAGCCATTCGGTTTCTTCGAATTCGCAAAAATAGGCGCTATCCTGTTTGTTGTCGGCATATTATACTACACGGTTATCGGACACAAATTCCTTCCGGACAACACAACTGAATGTGAAATTACAGAAATTGCAAAACCTTCCCGTCCAGAAAAAATGTGGTGGTCCCTTATCATCTTCCTCTTCGTAGTTGTTGCTATGGCTACAAAGATTATGCCTCTGGTTACCGCAGCTATGCTTGGTGCATGTCTTGTAATCATCACCGGCTGTATCACTATGGAAGAAGCATACAGGTCTGTTGACTGGACAACCATATTCCTGTTCGCAGGTATGCTGTCTATGTCTACCGCGATGAAATCATCCGGTGCTGCTCAGCTCATCGCTGACACCGTAGTACATTACGTAACAAGCCCATACGCACTGTTAGCCGTTGTCTGTGCGGTAACAGCTCTGGTAACCAACTTTATGTCCAACACAGCAACCGCAGCTCTTATGGCTCCGCTTGCTATTCCTATCGCGGTTAACAGTGGGCTTTCTCCACTACCATTAGTAATGGGTATTGCAATGTCTGCCTCGGCCTGCTTCCTGACGCCAGTTGCTACCCCGCCAAACACCATCGTGCTTGGTCCGGGTAAATATACCTTTACTCAGTATCTAAAAGCCGGTTGGCCGCTTCAGGTCATCAGTTTCGTTGTTATTGTTGCGGTTGTTCCACTTATCTGGCCATTCTTCCCTACAGGACAATAA
- a CDS encoding GAF domain-containing sensor histidine kinase produces MMDTNTLLQHAAAAIRAQKDSATIELADLFLKRLPQWHSKGNYPELITHFSYFIELICSCMHDNTLAPLAKFFAASAKEKVEQGVQLADILEGIMLGKLCLSAAIVRQLPSGKERENILAAVDLLYVDINKITGAKYSKLLTQQRDAEHERTKLLLEATRSITNFTDSQAALEHLAQVISETLSQGFCIIFLRNAGTQGLAPQASWGHVSEEYKRCFDGVRLCPEGSTITAIGGKSFGICALNSESFAIAQDIPRQIISENMAMFPIYSNTNCLHGIAMVGSAVPDYIIAPKQKELIEGILHTVSATIELAASVKEKERQLKESESLRRVSNLLLHHPETKIHDVHTVICNEARSIVQGTGSSILLKDGEYLRHSCGTGFPQPPISTFPIATSKYGEILQQGNATIIKDVQKEIPEDQRSDKIRTMLVVPLIECGKPIGLLLISNKESGFDFIDKNIMELFASQASMALRNATLAEQSDKLVVAEERQRLGRELHDSVTQALYAVTLCADAASRSMSLGKEKVATEQLHALRGMAQQAMRDMRSLIFDLHPPELKNEGLVGAIQARMNSVEIRSGLNANIIVDGTERRLAHSTEEEMFRIAIEALSNATKHSHAHNVSVSLAYKPDYVSMSITDDGKGFALDQLPTGGMGLRNIRERANKLYATLQIDSTKNNGTIISLVVPVNC; encoded by the coding sequence ATGATGGACACCAACACCCTGCTACAACATGCCGCTGCGGCTATACGCGCGCAAAAAGACTCAGCAACCATTGAGCTTGCTGACCTTTTTTTAAAACGACTCCCTCAATGGCATAGCAAAGGAAATTACCCGGAACTTATTACTCATTTTTCATACTTCATTGAATTAATTTGCAGTTGTATGCATGACAATACGCTGGCACCACTTGCAAAATTTTTCGCTGCGTCTGCCAAAGAAAAAGTCGAACAAGGCGTTCAACTTGCAGACATTCTCGAAGGGATTATGCTGGGCAAACTCTGTTTATCAGCAGCAATAGTACGTCAACTGCCTTCCGGTAAAGAGCGAGAGAATATTCTCGCCGCCGTTGACTTACTCTACGTTGATATAAATAAAATTACCGGCGCAAAATATTCCAAACTCCTCACCCAACAGCGCGATGCAGAACACGAACGCACAAAGTTACTTCTGGAAGCCACGCGTTCCATTACAAATTTCACAGACTCACAAGCTGCACTGGAACATTTGGCGCAAGTCATTAGCGAAACGCTCTCTCAGGGGTTCTGCATCATTTTCCTGCGCAACGCAGGAACACAAGGGCTTGCTCCGCAAGCAAGCTGGGGACACGTATCTGAAGAATACAAACGTTGTTTCGATGGTGTCCGGCTTTGCCCTGAAGGAAGCACCATCACAGCCATTGGTGGAAAGAGTTTTGGAATCTGCGCACTCAATTCAGAAAGCTTTGCTATAGCACAGGATATCCCGAGACAAATCATATCTGAAAACATGGCAATGTTTCCAATTTACAGCAATACAAACTGCCTGCACGGTATTGCAATGGTAGGCTCTGCCGTACCCGATTATATTATTGCTCCTAAGCAAAAAGAACTGATAGAAGGTATCCTGCATACAGTCTCTGCAACCATTGAACTCGCCGCCAGTGTTAAAGAAAAAGAGCGACAGCTCAAAGAGAGTGAAAGCCTGCGACGAGTTTCCAACCTGCTTTTGCACCATCCTGAAACCAAAATACATGACGTGCATACTGTCATTTGCAATGAGGCCAGAAGCATCGTGCAAGGCACAGGCAGCTCAATCCTGCTTAAGGATGGTGAATACCTCCGCCATTCCTGCGGTACAGGCTTTCCACAGCCACCAATTTCCACATTTCCCATCGCGACCAGCAAGTACGGGGAAATTCTTCAGCAAGGCAACGCTACCATCATCAAAGATGTTCAAAAAGAAATCCCCGAAGACCAGAGAAGCGACAAGATACGGACCATGCTGGTAGTCCCGCTCATTGAATGCGGAAAACCTATCGGCTTGCTTCTTATTTCTAATAAAGAAAGCGGGTTCGACTTTATCGATAAAAATATTATGGAACTCTTTGCCAGTCAGGCCTCCATGGCACTAAGAAACGCCACTCTGGCCGAGCAAAGTGATAAGCTTGTTGTAGCTGAAGAACGTCAACGGCTGGGACGAGAATTACACGACTCAGTAACACAGGCACTGTATGCGGTAACCCTCTGTGCGGATGCAGCAAGCCGTTCCATGTCGCTAGGGAAAGAAAAAGTGGCAACAGAACAACTGCATGCCTTACGGGGGATGGCGCAACAGGCGATGCGCGACATGCGCTCTCTCATCTTTGACCTTCATCCGCCTGAACTGAAAAATGAAGGCCTTGTGGGTGCTATCCAGGCTCGAATGAACTCGGTAGAAATTCGTTCCGGTCTTAATGCCAACATAATTGTGGACGGCACAGAGCGACGGCTTGCCCATTCTACTGAAGAAGAAATGTTTCGCATTGCCATTGAGGCTCTCAGCAATGCAACAAAACATTCACATGCGCACAATGTTTCTGTCTCACTTGCCTATAAGCCGGACTACGTTTCCATGTCCATTACTGACGACGGAAAAGGCTTTGCTCTTGATCAGCTCCCAACTGGTGGCATGGGACTTCGGAATATACGGGAACGTGCCAACAAGTTGTACGCAACGTTGCAAATTGACAGTACTAAAAATAACGGAACAATTATTTCGCTTGTAGTTCCGGTAAACTGCTAG
- a CDS encoding ABC transporter substrate-binding protein: MSSSLRRIVFALFIATTLFCATITAHAADKITIASVSWTGVTIKTEVAASILKSLGYETDIKVLSVPITYTALANDDADVFFGNWMPSMASIANKFFKSGKVVKYVANMPGAKYTLATPTFCAQAGLKDFKDIAKFGDKLDWKIYGIEAGNDGNMIIQDMIDKNMFGLGKFKLVASSEVVMLSQVQAYAQSNKWIVFLGWAPHSMNERIDMTYLTGSTDQTFGGNDGTATVWTNVRKGFVEDNPNAAKLFSNMTFSVSMMNQIMTSLHEDPKLGMKKAGLKWLKANPDTYEKWLEGVTTVAGKPGDVAFKAYLDSQF, from the coding sequence ATGTCTTCTTCTCTAAGACGAATTGTTTTCGCCTTATTCATAGCTACAACTCTTTTTTGTGCGACAATTACAGCGCACGCCGCGGACAAAATCACAATCGCCAGTGTGTCATGGACGGGCGTGACCATCAAAACAGAAGTTGCAGCTTCTATTTTGAAGAGTCTTGGTTACGAGACCGATATAAAGGTGCTGTCCGTGCCTATCACCTATACTGCTTTGGCTAATGACGATGCGGATGTTTTCTTCGGTAACTGGATGCCTTCTATGGCCAGCATTGCTAACAAATTTTTTAAAAGCGGCAAGGTGGTCAAATACGTAGCCAACATGCCCGGTGCAAAATATACCCTTGCAACTCCCACCTTCTGCGCTCAAGCTGGCCTCAAGGATTTCAAAGACATTGCTAAGTTTGGCGACAAGCTGGACTGGAAAATTTATGGCATCGAAGCCGGTAACGATGGCAACATGATTATTCAGGACATGATCGACAAGAACATGTTCGGGCTGGGCAAGTTCAAACTGGTAGCATCCAGTGAAGTGGTTATGTTGTCTCAGGTACAGGCGTATGCCCAGAGTAACAAGTGGATCGTTTTTCTAGGCTGGGCTCCTCATAGTATGAATGAACGCATAGACATGACCTACCTCACCGGTAGCACTGACCAGACGTTTGGTGGCAACGACGGCACTGCAACCGTTTGGACCAATGTTCGTAAGGGGTTTGTAGAGGATAATCCTAACGCAGCTAAGTTGTTCAGTAATATGACTTTCTCTGTCTCCATGATGAACCAGATTATGACATCTCTTCACGAAGATCCGAAACTTGGTATGAAGAAGGCTGGACTTAAATGGCTTAAAGCTAACCCAGACACTTATGAAAAATGGCTTGAAGGCGTTACCACTGTTGCTGGCAAGCCTGGTGATGTCGCTTTTAAAGCGTATCTTGATTCCCAGTTTTAA
- a CDS encoding response regulator, with protein MTAPIRVLIVDDHDLVRIGLKGFLSGYDDIEIVGEAVNGQEAVERTAELSPDIILMDMVMPVMDGIQAIQELRDRKLSGKIIVLTSFATDDKVFPAIKTGAMGYLLKDSAPEDLLNAIRKVHSGEPSLAPDIARKLLAELSLPDEPAKPTPDPLTPREVDILRLVAQGMSNKSIAEEVFVSEATVRTHMTNILSKLHLANRVQATLYALREGLASLS; from the coding sequence ATGACTGCACCAATTAGAGTTCTTATTGTAGATGACCATGACCTTGTACGTATCGGGCTGAAGGGCTTTCTTTCAGGCTATGATGACATAGAAATTGTCGGAGAAGCTGTGAACGGGCAGGAAGCTGTTGAGCGTACCGCCGAACTTTCCCCCGACATAATTCTTATGGACATGGTTATGCCAGTCATGGATGGTATTCAGGCCATTCAGGAACTTCGTGACCGAAAATTATCAGGAAAGATTATTGTACTCACAAGCTTTGCAACTGACGACAAAGTATTTCCTGCTATAAAGACTGGTGCAATGGGATATCTATTAAAAGATTCCGCACCGGAAGATCTTCTCAACGCCATCCGGAAAGTACATAGTGGAGAGCCTTCTCTTGCACCGGATATTGCACGCAAACTTCTTGCAGAGCTTTCACTACCGGATGAACCGGCGAAGCCCACACCTGACCCACTTACCCCACGGGAAGTTGATATACTGCGCCTCGTTGCTCAAGGGATGAGCAACAAAAGCATTGCAGAAGAAGTCTTTGTAAGTGAAGCAACAGTGCGTACACACATGACTAACATCCTCTCCAAATTACACCTTGCTAACCGTGTGCAAGCGACACTGTATGCATTACGAGAAGGATTGGCATCACTTTCATAG
- a CDS encoding malic enzyme-like NAD(P)-binding protein — translation MALFTKEEALEYHKLPRRGKVEVVPVKPCVSQKDLSMAYSPGVAEACKAIHADPAAAALYTGKSNLVAVVSNGTAVLGLGNIGPLAGKPVMEGKGVLFKTFADIDVFDINLDVSDSDELIKIVKAMEPTFGGINLEDIKAPECFYIEETLKKMMNIPVFHDDQHGTAVISGAGLISACEITNRKMEDLKVVVVGAGAAGIACTKFYVQMGIDPKNIFMFDSRGLIHKGRTDLNPYKAEFAQAKDLGSLEEVIKGADCFLGLSTKGLLSKDMVRSMAKDPVIFAMANPDPEITYDDAKEASPACIMGTGRSDYPNQINNVSGFPYIFRGALDVGATIINEEMKVAAAQALADLAKEPVPSEICDAYGVKSLSFGIDYIIPKPLDPRVLEWEVPAVAQAAMDTGVATMPIQDMEAYKNDLKQRITASHDRIAPFVASYYK, via the coding sequence ATGGCATTGTTCACTAAAGAAGAAGCGCTTGAGTATCATAAACTCCCACGTAGAGGTAAAGTTGAAGTTGTTCCTGTAAAGCCCTGCGTCTCACAGAAAGATCTTTCCATGGCATACTCTCCGGGTGTTGCAGAAGCATGTAAAGCAATTCATGCAGATCCCGCTGCAGCAGCTCTGTACACAGGCAAATCCAACCTTGTAGCAGTTGTTTCCAATGGCACCGCAGTTCTCGGCCTTGGTAACATCGGCCCTCTTGCCGGCAAGCCGGTAATGGAAGGTAAGGGCGTTCTCTTTAAAACTTTCGCGGACATCGACGTATTCGACATTAACCTTGACGTCAGTGACTCAGACGAACTCATCAAAATTGTTAAAGCAATGGAGCCTACCTTTGGTGGTATCAACCTTGAAGACATCAAGGCTCCTGAGTGTTTCTACATTGAAGAAACACTTAAAAAAATGATGAACATCCCTGTGTTCCATGATGATCAGCACGGGACAGCGGTTATCTCCGGCGCAGGCCTTATCAGCGCATGTGAAATTACAAACCGCAAAATGGAAGACTTGAAAGTTGTTGTCGTTGGCGCTGGTGCAGCAGGTATTGCATGTACCAAGTTCTACGTACAGATGGGAATCGACCCTAAAAACATCTTCATGTTCGATTCCCGTGGTCTTATTCATAAAGGCCGTACAGACCTCAATCCATACAAGGCTGAATTTGCTCAAGCAAAAGATTTAGGTTCACTCGAAGAAGTTATTAAGGGTGCAGACTGCTTCCTTGGTCTCTCCACTAAGGGTCTTCTTTCTAAGGATATGGTTCGCTCTATGGCTAAAGATCCTGTTATCTTTGCAATGGCTAACCCAGACCCTGAAATTACCTATGATGATGCTAAAGAAGCCAGTCCTGCCTGCATTATGGGTACCGGACGTTCTGACTATCCTAACCAGATCAACAACGTATCCGGCTTCCCTTACATCTTCCGTGGTGCTCTTGATGTAGGCGCAACTATCATTAATGAAGAAATGAAAGTTGCAGCTGCACAGGCTCTTGCTGATCTGGCAAAAGAGCCGGTTCCAAGCGAAATCTGTGATGCTTACGGTGTTAAGTCCCTCTCCTTCGGTATTGATTACATTATTCCAAAACCACTCGACCCACGAGTCCTTGAATGGGAAGTCCCTGCCGTAGCCCAGGCAGCAATGGATACTGGCGTTGCAACAATGCCTATTCAGGATATGGAAGCATATAAGAATGATCTCAAGCAACGTATCACTGCTTCTCATGACCGAATCGCCCCGTTCGTAGCAAGTTACTACAAATAA